Part of the Plectropomus leopardus isolate mb chromosome 7, YSFRI_Pleo_2.0, whole genome shotgun sequence genome, GATAACCCATGTATtgatataaatgtttattaatagTTATCACATGACAATAAATTTGGTTTTGTTCATTTGGCAGAGTTGATCTGCTGTCTGCGGCAGACGTTCATAAGGTAGTATATTAAACATGTCATAAAAGGCTTCAGGATGTGTTTACCATGATGAAACACCACAGACGGATCACTCCTTTACTCCGTCAACtgttaacatttgttttatgcTCTCCACACCCTAACTGTCAATTCTTGATAACTCTGCAATTACTCACATTGTAAAGTTATGCGCTAATCTTGTTTTTTCCGACACCAACTGAAGGCAGCAACTTTACTCTAACTTTGTCAGTCTGTTGGAGCACCTGTGTGAGCAGCCATCAACAGATACCACCACTCAGACAATAACGAAAGGGGACATTTAAATAGTAAGAGTCAAGACATATTGATGGCACTGATTCTTTTAACACTGTAGAAAAAGAACAATGGTGTGTACACTGGTTAACCTTCCCAGTGCTGGAGCAAAGACATTTGAAAAGCAAATATTAGCTTAAAGGTTAGAGTTGCAGCTGAGGAGAGCGGAGAACTGatttccaaacacacacatttaccacATTTGCACTAAAACATTAAGTCGGCCACTGGAGGGAATATCTTTTTggaatacagtttttttcttgaacaaaATTGTCAAGTAAAATTGCCATGTTTTTACACCAGTTGGTGAGAGCAGTTTCTTGTGGTAGGTCACAGTTAATGTTTAGCTAAGGATTGGTTTATGTGAACCAATGTTGATTTAACCTCAGTTAAAAAACCTCAGAGCTCAGTTCATTTCAGTGTTACAATCAATATGACCCGGTTAAGATCCTGTGTCCTATCATGTTATATAAGACAACTGTTTAGAAGACCAGCATTGTGAGATCTGAAATATTTTccaagggcttttttttttttttacttcaagcATAAAGGAAATGATGACTTTTTAGAAGCACATATTTGACCCTGTTATCTGTACATGGAAATACTTTTAATCCCATGGGTCTCTGGAGGCCTCACTGTCATGTTATGGAGCAGCAGGAAGCCAGAGACAAATCTCTCGGACAAAACTGCTGATTGTTAAACTTTAGGGACTTTACTTCTCAGAGAAGGAGtgctgtgtgacttttttttttttttttttttaaatatgatgaCCCTCCGCAgagttacaaatatttttccttgagcctctctAGGTGACTGGGGTAAAGTGCATGACCCTCCCTTAACCACAATTAaccatattttacagttttaccgGATATGATAaatagtgttattttttttaagaaatcatgcctttaaaacctattttttggggtgttctgagggtatttaaaatgaaaacaaaatacagctatTAAAAGTTGAACGTCCCTTCCCTAAgccaaatataaaaatacaacatccTCCcttgtgcttaaaaaaatattttgaagtgCCTCCCCTATTTTGCACCCCCCCTATAAATAATCAACAGTTCCTTAAATAATGCAGCATCTTCTGATGTTGTGAGGTTTGAACAAGGAAATGGTGAGAGATAAATTGAGCCAATCAAttattctattttgttttattgtttattttagagGAAATGGAAGAAAATATCTAGAAGACTGTCCGTTATGGTTATACTGTTCACTTTGAATTACAAATAACTGATGAAAGCTGGGTACAAATATTATTAAGCAATATTATAACGATTAAAGGAAACCAGTTTATTTAAAGTACATATTGcctttatattgttttaagtgctttttatttcatgaaagaaaaatttaaaacaaggaCGAAAGTAGCAGTGTATTTGAATGGCTTGCTTGTCATTAACATACACATTTAGAATgcagacacaacaaaaaagaacagtGGACTGTCTGTTATTGTATAGTTTTTTCCAGGTGGAGTAATATTATTCACAGTATGCTGTACAGTGGCAGGGAGGTCTTGAATTACATCAACtgcaagacaaagaaaaagctACCCACAGGAACTTAAATCTCACATGCCCATGAAAATCGTCTGTCACAAGGCACGTCATTAAATTTCTTTGCTGAACGCGAGACCTCAGCACAGTCCTCATTTCCATCGCTGTTATTGGGTTCCCCAACTTGCCAGAATTTGCCCACCAGATCAGTCCCATCCACCCACTTCCATGTGTTTTCCTGCTCCTTGTCAGACAAACCGATCCAGGTTACTGCATAAGTTTTGCTGACAAAATCCAgctcttcttttgttgttataATCACTAGGTCCGCTCCTCTCTCTTTACAGTCTTTTCTGCTGGCCTCCCAGGTTTTAGTCACTCCACTAGGAGAGAAAAAGTAGCACTTGCCTCCAAATGTTTTCCATCCTTGGTGGCAAGTTTGACCTAGAGACGGTAAAAGTGTATTTTAGTTATTGTGATCCAGAAATAATTGTTAAGATTTGGCGACCAGCAGTTAGCAAGTTTCGAGAGCTTTTAAGTACAGCATCGTCAAGTAATGTTATTTGTATCAAGTCAAATGGCAACTCCTCAAGCACATGGCTGCTGTATACACCTGAGGTCATACATAAGATCAAAGAGAACTGTAATCTAATATTGAACAAGCTTTGAACATTTTGATAAAGAGATATTACTTAGTTGTTGTAGTCCTACATGACCCTCTCCACCCCAATAATGGCAGACATGCTTTTCTATTGCATACTGTAGCTAAATGTAAGCCTGCAGGGGGCAGACATCCTTGTAGATTTGCCACTTGAAATTGATTACAGTTTTGAAACAACTGTTTATATTAGACAGAGGTAAACTAGGCTTCTCATTTCCTATTTGCAATCATTGATTTGGGATGACAACTGTCACTAGCAGTAGCTGGCGAGCTAGCTGATTAAGCTAATGTTAGTTTCATGACTTGGTTGAAAACACTTTCTCTTACTGACTTTCTAATGTGGCCACCTGAGTGTTCTTAAAACAAGATGAGACATTtgttgacacatttatttaattcatgtAGAATACATGGAAACAgaaactttaatatttttgtattgcaaGAAGAGGCAGTTAGCCCGTGTTTCATGGTAAGGTAAAATGTAAGCTCAGACCAGTGCTCGACCTAGCGCATTCAGAGCCCTCGGCAAACCATGTagaactatggtggccaatgcgaaaatgtgaatggccctagTCTTACAGCCAATGTTTAGTTTGTCTGCTtagggctactgtagaaacaatatGGCACACTCCATTGTTTAGTCCAAGGTAATGAAAGCACAATGATTCTTAGTTTAGGTGATTATGCAGATTACAGATTGATTATGCATTAATAAGAAAACACatatgagaaataaaaagattcCACTAAATCCTGATCACTGGCCCTTTAAGTATAACCTGTAACTCAACACAGTAATAGGAGAAATGAAATGCTCTAAGGCCTAAGAAGTAACACTGGTTTAGGTCACTACAAGTATTAGAATTAGCCTGACGTGCTAACTCATGTCAGAGCAACAGAATCTGCTTACACGGTTTGTTCAGCTCAGCAAAGTGATCTGAATagacaacagttaaaaaattgaaaagctATGGCTTCCTGTCTCAGGTATTGCCACCTTATTAAGTTCATAGAGTGAGGCGAACACTGGACACTCAGTAATACTCTTCTATGCATCTCCAACACGGAGATCTGCACTCTACTGTCAacacttttttctgtgtgaGGACACAAAGACTGAGCTTCAGTTTGTTGTAAAGACTCATAGATCCAGCATCATGCAGTGAGCCTACACTTGGTTTACTGATTCCTACTGCAGATAGTTGGAATTTAACAGTTACACGGATTAAACCTTCACTTTTAGTGCCAAAAAATTACTGTTTACACAACTTTGACTCAGAGAGTTGCTATTTTGGATACAAgacttttgtgttgtgtgttttaagtTATACAGAGGTAATCAGTACCTCCAACAATAAACAGGACAGGATTATTTAAACCAGTTGGCTTCATCAATAATTGAACCCTTTACAGATGAGAAAGACCAGCAGAAAAGTCAGTGGCTTGCCTGGAATGATACTGTATTAGTTAAAGCATTATCTAATTATTCTGACCACTGTGTTTAATGGTGTATGCTAGCATGCACTTAACAATCCACACAGCTCTCCTGCTGTTTGATAAAGtacttgtattttggatttCCTTTCTACAGCGgtaaaaccaaataaaagaCAATCCGGTATAGGTAAGTCTCGCTTCAGTACATTTCTTACCTGTTTTGTTCGATTCTTTGCTTCTGAGTGTTTGATTTAACATGGTGACCTCCTCTTGAAGCTTATCTCGATTTGCAGCCATAGCATTGTATTGGCTCTGAAGAACCTCCATAtcttttgtcatgttgttgGATTTAATCTTCAACTGGTCAAGCTCATTTCTCAGATTGTCTCTGTCTACAGTCAGGCTATAGATCAGGTTTTCACACTTCACGTCCCAGTGACTAATAGCACCAGAAGCTGCAACAAGTTCATTGAGAgttaatgaaaaacaatgaaaatgatcatgtgaaaaagtaaaaaagtgatTGATTTTGAGTGTTAAATGGGAGCTTTTGCTATGTATTTATGCTCACTGTTGGAACAGTACTGTACTTACTGTGTGCCACCACGCCTAAGATCAAAATCAGCAGAAGAAGccccacacacactgcagcagcttcaATCCaccacactgaaacacacatcaTTGTTGTAAGGCAATGAAAACCACAAACAAGCAATGCAGATGCCTAATTTGCTCAGTGGTTTAAGTAGCAGTACTTTGTAActatctgcattttattgtgcacatgaaagacttttttttataattacttCTACCTTTGTTACAGTAAATGTTATACTGTGTATTGGCAGGAAAATGGTTTGATGTGTATTCTTACCTTGAGATCGCCATCCATACTTTGATCTTCCATCAGAAGCCATCAGATTTACACTATCTTCCCCCGCCTCCCCAGACTTACATTTCAGTGCCACTGACATTTGTGAAATTTGCGGTCAGTGTCggtgtcttttttatttaggCTCAATGAATTGCTGACACAGCAAAAAGGAAGCTGTGGGGAGGACATGTTTGGGCAAGACAACTCCTTGGGCTGAGATCCTATGTAAAGCAGgattctgagtttttttttttcacattaattgCGAGTTATAGTGGACATATGATGCATTTAATTCcacctttatatatatatactttatttctcaaaacaaactgtttatCACTTGTTAAGATTACTTTGccaattatttatatttgtcatttatacTTTATAGCGGTATGCTTGTAGTTGTATACAGTAGCAGCGTATTTTAACTTGTGATTCagtctctttcttttatttacatgaTGATTGCTGACTGAGCCTTTAAGGATGGCATAGTTTCAGGACAGTCAGCAAAACCCTGTTTTtctcctgttaaaaaaaacagtatatcaGCCTGCATTTTTTCGGGAATGTGCTGTTGTAAGAAATGAGCATTATGTAACTTTCCTTTCCTTAAAATCAACCTTTTCAGGCCTGAAAATTAACGTTTGGATACGGCTGTAGCCTTTAAGTGAAAGTGAGTAGTCCTTATGGACTTAACAGATTGTCATGTAACCATGCAGGCCATACATGGCCAATGAGTATGACAAAACAGCTTCAAATAAGTTGTTCAGTATTCCCTGCAAATATTAAAGGTTGCATAAAGACAACACAGTTTTTGTACACTTAAAGTTACCCATTCATGTCCAACAGTACAACAAACATTAGAAAACTTAAAATCCACTGAACAGTGTTTTTAGGAgtttttttcagtagtttttttcCTCACTAGGTTCAGCAAATAGGAGCTGGCTCAGGCATCATTACATGACCAACGGTGGTCATCCATGGGAGGGAAATTGTGAAAACTGGCTTGAATGTTAATGGCAGGAGTTATAATGTGCTGTCACATTTAATTCAACCTCGTATTAACTAATGCAACACAGCCTCTGCCAAGTGCAACACTTGCAATCACAATTGGTAGATATGTCAGTAATGTAGGCAGATGAGATGCTTATTGTTTAATCAATTGATGctatataacaaaaaaagacagacaaaaatcaaacatatatGGCATATATATGGCTTgtatgttttccatgtttttgatacAGCGGTAGATTGTTAGGAGCCAAAAGTGTTTTAATtaaggaagattttttttcaccaataaGAAAACCATCCGTGTATCTCCCTCTACAGGCGTAAAGGTAcacaacactaaaaaaaaaaaaaaaatgacaacctCTAATATTGAATTCTTTTAGAAAGTTAGAGAGTTTTGTTAGAAGCAAAAGAGGAAGGATCTCTTTGGTTGGGGAAAGAGGAACAGCCTCTGTTACTGGAACAAAATGTGCCAattcatgaaacaaaacaaaaataaaactaaatataaaaactctGTATGagagaaattaataaatgaatttatggtatttatatagcacttccTTTGCacagaatgcagcacaaaatgcTTTTAGgagtgaaaacacattttttaactgtacacatacacacataggGAGGGAGAAAATGATCTGTGTTATAATctaaaaaattgagaaaaacataaaggatTATAAtgaatttacttttactttgctTACTGCAAACCACAGAGCAACTGAATGTCCCCAAGCACTGAGGTTTAGCATTTTCTCTAATGTTTCTCCACAGCAGTCCCTCTTTACTGGGCTTTGAATTGAAGCACATGCAAAGTTACTGACAATTTACATTGAAATGTTTAGACTGCAATTAATCTCAGATATTTGAATTGCATTCCAGTCAACATACGTGCttccaaatgtcctcaaaataCATTTGCCTTAAACCTGTAATTGATTTGTTTGCCTCTTGAGGCACAATGCCTCAGCAATATATGGCCTTATAAATTTGGTATGACTAACATGTTACCCAACAATTGCCAATTTAACATTTcaacatccagcagacacaaagCAGCATTGATATTCATGCAAAGTTGTTTTCTTGGCTGTCTGTCCAGTTGAAGATGCTTTAAAGGGTCATAGCAGGGAATATATTGGTGTAATGAGGGTAATTATGGTAATGTTGTAGTTTAAAATAGCTGCATTCAGTTTTCAGGGGCTTGTGGTTCAATGACAAAGGCccatcattaatgttatgaCTATAGTTGCACCTGTTTTTGCTTCtgaaacaagtcaaaatgttttccatgAAAAAGGTCAGTCTATAGTTAGAAATGTGTCCAGTTTTCCTCAGCAACTACTCATTACATTTACCTGTTGTACCTGAgctaatgattttttaaaagggtTTTTCCAAACACTCCTATTTTTACATTATACAAGATGAACAATAGACAACTTGGTGTCGTCACATCTACATGTTTTGAAGATAGAAGGGCTCCAGATTATACAAATAGTACCATAGTTTGATTAggtccaatatttttttttttttacctgttatCCGACAGAACTTTGCATCTTCTGAGGTATTTCTCTGATTGCACAGGTGTTTACTGTCACCTGAGGGGAGCCAACTTTTTATGCAGTATCTCAACAAACTGTcttttcaaagacaaaacaacaaacatggccCAACTGTTCTCTTCTTCACTGAGTGCTAATTCCACTGTCCAAGCCTGCCATCTCTGGTTGGAAGATGCATTACACCATCTTTCGCTGACAGCACTGAGACTTTAAATGAGTTTTTCAGTTGCACCTTAAATCTCATTTGTGTGTCTTACAATCTGgccacttattttttttttataagtaaaCTGAGTCATCATTGGCATCACTAATCATCAAAAGTCATTCTTGTTTAGAGGAAGATTTGATATCATCACACTCAGGTGGACACACTTTTcaaatacatacagtacatgaaggaaaagacatttatttactGTTGATTTTCATTTACGTAATGATAAAGACTGATTACAGGCATACAGAGGGCATATTAGCTGAGTTTGTCTTCGGCtactcatttgaaaataataTCTATAAATGTATGCgtatgttttgaaaaaacaaaacaaaacaaaacaaaacaaaacaagaacagaaaaacaaacccagTCTGTTTTCCATAACAGGTTCAATGTGTTAAACAAGCTTTCatttgtttcacacacacatgtaacTCAGAAACACTTCACCATTGTCAAAACTACATTTCTCTTCACTGACTGGCTTCTGCAGTTGAACTTGGCATTTTCCCATGAAGTCATCTTTGCCACTCAGACCCCCATCTTCGTCCCAGACCTCAATCTTCAGGATGTCACTTTGGGCATTCTTGAAGACAAACCACTGTTTAAATTCTGCAGTCTGTTTGTTGTTAATGACTGGGGTTGTCCTTGTTACTTTGCCAACTGTCATCTAGATGAAATTaaagcagaaacatttttttttggaataagagAGACTCCCATACACAagtgaaacaaacattttcgCAGTTACAAATGATTTCTCAACTTTTTGTTGCaagaaactgataaaaaacgttttttgacctttttaaaacatttaatgtacAATTGTTTTAACCTGACCAAAACTACAACTAGGCCACTCACTTTCTCACTGATGTAAAGAGATGTGATGACCTACCTTAATATATGTGTctgggagagagaaagtgtCCCCATGACTTAGAAAGGACTTTTTCAGATACACATTCACTGTTTTTCCTTTGCATTCAGCAGATCCATCAGTGGCTTCCGGGCGGAACAGTGCAATCAACAGCAGGGAGGCAACAAGAGCCGTACACTTCATCCTTACTCTTCACTGGGAGACAGACGGTGAGAACGGTGCAGACAGGCAGAAGCTCCTGGATGGAAAGTGTGACAGACAGGCTCCTGATGTCATCTGCCAAAGAGGTGGAGGGAAGGCCGTaggaggtgtgtgtatgtgtgctcgtgtatgtgtgtgtgcgtgtgtgtcataCGTATGACAAGCATAGATCTGCATACACATGACCATAACTGATTTGCATAGGACttatgcaaagtaaaaaaaaattgaagtttAAATTCCCCCTGCATTTGAGAATTGAATAGCATGCCTTCAGAGGGACTTTTCCTAATTTTTAAGTTGGTAAGGCATAAAtaggacaacaaaaaaacaaacaaacaaatattgaaataaTTTCTAACTATAAGATTTAGATTTTATGGCTATAATAAAACTTGTTTTCTTCCAAGACATGTAATTTGAGGTGAGACTGTTGTGAGAAACCATTAGCTTCTCTAGCTAAGAACTGTTTGCATTTGTACAGGTATAAGCCTGCAGCAAGATGACAAGTtctaaagtaattaaaattaaaattcaaaagcAGTACTGGTTTGATTATTAATTAGATGTAAATCTTAAAGCAAGCCGCCACCCAGTAGTGAGTCTTAATTCTCAtactcaaaactcaaaacctTATAAAATATAAACGTACAGAACTTGACCACAGACCATTCTGCTACCaactctattttttatttcttgtttcacTTAGTCTGTTAAAACCAATGCTGCAACAATCTGATGATTCTTCATTTAGTTGGTACAGGAATCCATGAATCCATTAGAAAGAGTGGAAAAAGGCTTTAGTGATAATACTCAGAAAGAAGGGCAGTTGTTGCATGCAAAAAGTAAGAAACTTCAATATGCTCAGTGCTGTatgtgcacaaacacaggcacacagtGGCACGAAGAACACAGGAAAGGCTTACATCAGCAGCTACTCTGAATCCTGCAGGATCCTGTCTGAGGAAGAGGGGGTGAAATGTGTTGCAATccagaggagctgctgatccAAAGCTTTACTGTGTTGGTCGTATTTGTGCACATATTAACTGATATTATATTATCTCTCTTTTTAGCACATGGTTCCCCTCCTTTTCATTTAAAGCATCACCTTgagaaattgtgattttttcatttttccagtgttttctgacattttatcaaccaaacaatcaatcagccaaaaacaaaacaaacgacTTAGAAAGCTGTATGAATTTAGCGCTTACATTCAGTTAAACACGAAGATATTAGccactgaaatgtattttacatcAACTACTTGCCACCAACCTGTagacaacacaaacattaaGGAAAGCAACATCATCTGATTACACaggcaatttatttttcattttagttactttttattattgcaaTAATTGCCAATTCTACACACCagcatatatatgtatatgtatgtctCACACATCTGAACACCTTATTGACTCATGATGATGCTGAGGCAGGtatccctcttcctcctcctcttctcctgctCTTCGGGAactcacaaataaaaaacatggtgGCTTCACACTCCACATGACTCCATGTCCCAGTGCTGAGCAGCTCCACACAGCTTGAGTTTGTGGCAGGAGATATTCTGGAATTGAGATCATCTTGATTCCAAGCTGCAAACCCCTGCAGAGGGCTGGAGTCTGCATAAACATAACTGCTTGTTCCATCCTGATGACAAATACATAggagaattttttaaaaaattttcacAAAAGGAGGTACTCTGGAAAAATAATTCCTCATTATTTATCCAGGTTTCAGGATAATTGAGCCCCAGATTCCCATGTTCTTTTATACAAACAGTGGCAAAGTGTCCAAAACTGAAACTCCAcctgttgcagtgtgtgtgtgtatgtgtgtgtgtgtgtgtgtgtgtgtgtgtgtgtgcattgtgaaCATCTGATGGGGATCACTTACTGTGTCTTTGCTTTGAGCCTGTACTCCTATATAAACTCTCGTCAGTCCTGCCTGACTGACATAGTCTGCCATGAGACGGTTGGTGTTGGTGGTTTTTGGCATGGCCAGGGTGCCTCCTCTTAGCTTGCAGTTCATTGAAGCCTCTCTAAACCTCTTGGGCTCCTTCACCAACAGGTAGTACCTCTCTTCTGTTTCCTTCAGCCCCAAGATGACTGCACAGGACAGGGTTAAGGGTTAAAGGTCTTTAAAGGTCAAAAAGTTGATTATCatatctatatatacacacCATGTGTATATATAGAGATGCATGTCGTTGTTTTAACACTTTTGAAGATATTCAATTGGCTTACTTTCACTGTGTGCTAAACCACAGTTACACCAGTCAGCACTCACCATTCTTCACAAACTTGACAGCATTTCTCAGTTTGCCCACATTGACATCCAGCTGTCCAACCACCCTCCTGTACCTGCCACAGTCACATGTTGTGCCTGATGGATTAAACAAAGGCCAGCTCATGATTTGAGTTTGCACAGATTTTAACAGCACAGAATCACCTTCCTGCATAATGTCATATGTGACAAAACTGTACCAGAGTATATTTCTGTAAGACCTTACAGCAAAGCTCCTCTGTGCTCTTGATATTCCTTCAAGAGCCTAATGCAAGTCTTCAGTCACTCTATGAAGACAAGTCCTGCTGCGTTGCAAATGCCTCCTCCACCCTAGCCTTGGGccatttgaaataaattaatacaattgAAAGACTATTTGCAGTCATAACATTTCTTATTATGTACTCAGGGTAAGTCTGTGACCAACAGACATCAGCCTACATTCAGTATCGTCCCTGGTGATGCTCTGACATGTTCTCCTCATGCTTGTCTCATGGCTGTTTAGGTTCAGTGAACCACATGATCAGGTGGACTGATCTTAGAACAACCCAGTGTTTGACCTTAAAAAAACTCCCGGTTTGCTTTGTTTGATGTTTACAGTCATTTTCCTGCTGCATGGTCATAAAATTGAGGAACTACTGAAGCtataaaatgtgctaaaacaaacattttaaagccaaaagtCAGCATTTTAACATCATAGTGATCATTTGATTTCAACTCCAGTATGCTGGAGTAAATGACCAAGACAACACTGTGACACAAATGTCTGACAGCTGAGTTGCATTTAATTCTGCTGTATTTCTGCAGCAGGGAGCATTCctatgaaatgtttgttttattcagtgaagttagtgacaccaaTATACTTTGCTCAACTCTATATTTACCAGTTTAATGTGTCATACAAGAGAAGAGTAATACCGACGAgggtgtttatttgtgattgCAAAATTACTGCAACATCATCATGTTGGTATGAGAGGAGCAGAAGGACCAGTATGTACACATTTGggatttgggaaaaaaagtagcATCTGCATGCTGTAGACTTAATCACCTTGTTTCCCTTTTAATCCAGAAGGCCCATCCAAACCTTTATCACCTTTATCACCTACAGAGTGATAGAAAGTCACATGTGAGACAATTACACATTATATTCCA contains:
- the LOC121945762 gene encoding C-type lectin domain family 4 member E-like → MSVALKCKSGEAGEDSVNLMASDGRSKYGWRSQVWWIEAAAVCVGLLLLILILGVVAHTSGAISHWDVKCENLIYSLTVDRDNLRNELDQLKIKSNNMTKDMEVLQSQYNAMAANRDKLQEEVTMLNQTLRSKESNKTGQTCHQGWKTFGGKCYFFSPSGVTKTWEASRKDCKERGADLVIITTKEELDFVSKTYAVTWIGLSDKEQENTWKWVDGTDLVGKFWQVGEPNNSDGNEDCAEVSRSAKKFNDVPCDRRFSWACEI
- the colec10 gene encoding collectin-10 is translated as MMGVFVLCVFAAVFNYLSASTEVCTNALLPGAKGDQGEIGEEGDQGKLGKNGPPGPPGLTGENGLVGEVGHTGKMGPSGEKGDKGDKGLDGPSGLKGKQGTTCDCGRYRRVVGQLDVNVGKLRNAVKFVKNVILGLKETEERYYLLVKEPKRFREASMNCKLRGGTLAMPKTTNTNRLMADYVSQAGLTRVYIGVQAQSKDTDGTSSYVYADSSPLQGFAAWNQDDLNSRISPATNSSCVELLSTGTWSHVECEATMFFICEFPKSRRRGGGRGIPASASS